A genome region from Nicotiana tabacum cultivar K326 chromosome 13, ASM71507v2, whole genome shotgun sequence includes the following:
- the LOC142168101 gene encoding serine/threonine-protein phosphatase 7 long form homolog → MWDFMKDRNLHPRVVQRLRVTGFYKILEIERLQLDWSLVTALIERWRPETHIFHLPIGEATITLQDVEVLYGLSIDGLPVALPQAMREMTRVKYLDMLQQLSGFRPQDDTAHSGASRMSLTAIRQHLEILHPDITGETDDLHIHRFYDAVLNAIVGVLCPYGPHLSLLFISDVNKCTLTQALLAAF, encoded by the exons ATGTGGGATTTTATGAAGGACAGAAATCTCCATCCCCGTGTAGTCCAGCGCCTGCGGGTTACGGGCTTCTACAAAATTTTGGAGATCGAGCGGTTGCAGCTCGACTGGTCTTTGGTCACGgccctgatagagcggtggcgaccggagacgcacataTTCCActtgcccattggcgaggccaccatcacgttGCAGGACGTGGAGGTTTTATATGGGCTGTCCATTGATGGACTGCCCGTTGCATTGCCTCAGGCCATGAGAGAGATGACGCGTGTGAAGTATTTGGACATGCTGCAGCAGCTCTCTGGTTTCAGGCCACAGGATGATACTGCACACTCAGGGGCCAGTCGCATGAGTTTGACAGCTATTCGACAACATTTGGAGATATTGCACCCCGACATCACTGGCGAGACAGATGATCTGCATATTCACCG ATTTTATGATGCTGTACTAAATGCTATAGTGGGTGTGCTTTGTCCCTATGGGCCCCACCTGAGCCTCCTTTTCATATCTGATGTCAACAAATGTACTCTAACGCAGGCTCTATTAGCAGCCTTTTGA